From the genome of Abyssicoccus albus, one region includes:
- a CDS encoding M20/M25/M40 family metallo-hydrolase, with protein sequence MNKERLINEFIELVQIDSETMNEQQIGPVIVNKMKSLGMEVTLDHSQSKTGYGFDNVYGILKGNDSSKKTVFFTTHMDTVTPGNGIKPIINNDYIETDNTTILGADDKAGIAACFESIRHIQEQDIKHGDIEFVITVGEESGLVGAKAFDESLIKADFGYAVDGMGPIGTMVVQAPTQSKIKINIQGKKAHAGMAPEEGISAIEVASLAVSNMPLGRINENTTANIGTFIAEGPTNIVSDSVEIIAEARSLIDEEMSDQVNKMKEAVKVACDQYNTTYTFEHEVMYPSFKYTEQDEVVSIAKNATERIGLEANIIKAGGGSDGNVFSGKGKPTIILSVGYEDIHTTDEKMSIDRLVQVTEQISSIIEGM encoded by the coding sequence ATGAATAAAGAAAGATTAATCAATGAATTTATTGAGCTTGTCCAAATTGACTCAGAAACAATGAATGAACAACAAATCGGTCCAGTGATTGTAAATAAAATGAAGTCACTAGGTATGGAAGTGACATTAGATCATAGTCAATCTAAAACAGGTTATGGTTTTGATAATGTATATGGTATTTTAAAAGGAAACGATTCATCCAAGAAGACAGTGTTCTTTACAACACATATGGATACAGTGACACCTGGAAATGGTATTAAACCAATCATCAATAATGATTATATTGAAACAGATAACACAACTATTTTAGGTGCTGATGATAAGGCAGGAATTGCAGCATGCTTTGAGAGTATTCGTCATATCCAAGAACAAGATATTAAACATGGTGATATTGAATTTGTTATTACGGTCGGTGAAGAAAGTGGTCTTGTCGGTGCGAAAGCATTCGACGAATCTTTGATTAAAGCTGACTTTGGTTATGCAGTAGATGGAATGGGTCCTATAGGTACTATGGTCGTTCAAGCGCCAACTCAGAGTAAAATTAAAATTAATATTCAAGGTAAGAAAGCACATGCAGGCATGGCACCAGAAGAAGGCATTAGTGCAATTGAAGTTGCTAGCTTGGCAGTATCTAATATGCCACTCGGTCGTATCAATGAGAATACAACCGCAAATATTGGTACATTTATTGCTGAAGGACCAACAAATATCGTATCAGATTCTGTTGAAATTATTGCAGAGGCACGCTCTTTAATTGATGAAGAAATGTCAGACCAAGTAAATAAAATGAAAGAAGCAGTTAAGGTTGCTTGCGATCAATATAATACAACATATACTTTTGAACATGAAGTGATGTATCCGAGCTTTAAGTATACTGAACAAGATGAAGTTGTATCGATAGCCAAAAACGCTACAGAACGCATTGGTCTTGAAGCTAATATTATAAAAGCAGGTGGAGGCAGTGATGGTAATGTCTTCTCTGGTAAAGGTAAACCGACAATTATACTTAGTGTTGGATATGAAGATATTCATACAACTGATGAAAAAATGAGCATTGATCGTCTAGTTCAAGTGACTGAGCAAATTAGCTCAATTATTGAAGGTATGTAA
- a CDS encoding AraC family transcriptional regulator, protein MKHIQNVQRTITYIEDHLIEYIDINALTKELNITYKTITEQFTAVVGLDIEEYINQRRLTECLKDIKLGHLKMTEIAHKYQYANIDQFTDHFKSFHHVSPIRSKQKGVKTNYLSPLSVSLDVRPLDHIHYEIISPPPLNITGVKISVSKSEYLDVNLKYNFLLNIKKSGILDDILTLYDGHIEGIFIITIPLGDYIEYMIGVSSKTPSNRFEYETLYPHRYSVFELVGPLKHATQDALDFAYQQWSIKSGFNIIDDITIERITFDATIDHPEHIAELWLPIE, encoded by the coding sequence ATGAAACATATACAAAATGTCCAACGTACAATCACATATATTGAAGACCACTTAATAGAATATATAGATATTAATGCTTTAACAAAAGAATTGAATATAACTTATAAAACAATCACAGAACAATTTACTGCTGTTGTAGGTTTAGATATTGAAGAATATATCAATCAACGGCGATTAACAGAATGCCTTAAAGATATTAAATTAGGTCATTTAAAAATGACCGAAATAGCACATAAATATCAATATGCAAATATCGATCAATTTACTGATCATTTTAAGTCTTTTCATCACGTTTCACCAATTCGTTCAAAACAAAAAGGGGTTAAAACGAATTACTTATCTCCATTAAGTGTATCATTAGATGTAAGGCCGTTAGACCATATCCATTACGAAATCATTAGCCCCCCTCCATTAAACATTACGGGAGTTAAAATTTCTGTCTCCAAATCTGAATATCTTGATGTAAATTTAAAATATAACTTTTTATTAAACATAAAGAAAAGTGGAATTTTAGACGATATTTTAACTCTATATGATGGTCACATTGAAGGTATATTTATCATCACCATTCCGCTCGGTGATTACATAGAATATATGATTGGTGTCTCGTCAAAAACACCTTCTAATCGTTTTGAATATGAGACATTGTATCCACACCGTTATAGTGTGTTTGAACTCGTTGGACCATTGAAGCATGCAACGCAAGATGCATTAGATTTTGCATATCAGCAATGGTCAATCAAATCAGGATTTAACATTATCGATGACATTACCATTGAACGTATTACATTTGATGCAACGATTGATCATCCAGAACATATTGCTGAATTATGGCTCCCTATTGAATAA
- the prli42 gene encoding stressosome-associated protein Prli42 has product MGNKKVQRIFIWFMLILMLLSTVVYGFSFLL; this is encoded by the coding sequence ATGGGAAATAAAAAAGTACAACGAATCTTTATTTGGTTTATGCTTATTTTGATGTTATTATCTACTGTTGTGTATGGTTTTTCATTTTTATTATAA
- the gndA gene encoding NADP-dependent phosphogluconate dehydrogenase: MKIYDVGVVGLGVMGKNLSKNIASRGYKVAAFDYFEEVRDKMQVELNDEQDIELFHDIESFTASLKGPKNILMMVQAGQATDLTIDILTPYLGQGDSLIDGGNANFKETIRRNIELSELGINFIGVGISGGEEGALNGPSIMPGGQLDAYQNVESILKDIAAVKNGEPCVTYIGDNGAGHYVKMIHNGIEYADMQLIAEAYSIMKTVLNMSHEEMSSIFEQWNQTELNSYLIEITSHILIYKENGEYLVEKIMDKAGQKGTGKWTAIDSLELGIPSTVISESVYARCISSLKDERIKANKLYNFKQNNNIQIDKEQVLDQLRNALYISKICTYAQGFRQMKAAEVEYGWSLPLGDIAKIWREGCIIRAEFLDEITNAFERNNQLDNLLFDDYFKSRIINHESDLREIVKLSIDTKMPIPGFSSSLTYLDQARSEQLSANMIQAQRDYFGAHTYERIDQEGKFHTEWKK, from the coding sequence ATGAAAATATATGATGTAGGTGTAGTTGGCCTTGGTGTAATGGGCAAAAATTTAAGCAAAAATATCGCATCGAGAGGATACAAAGTTGCTGCATTTGACTACTTTGAAGAAGTTAGGGATAAAATGCAAGTAGAATTAAATGATGAACAAGATATTGAACTGTTTCATGATATTGAATCATTTACAGCTTCATTAAAAGGACCGAAAAATATTTTAATGATGGTACAAGCGGGTCAAGCAACTGATTTAACGATTGATATATTAACGCCCTATCTAGGTCAAGGAGATTCACTCATTGATGGTGGGAATGCAAATTTCAAAGAAACAATTAGACGAAACATTGAATTGAGTGAATTAGGAATAAACTTTATTGGCGTTGGTATATCTGGTGGGGAAGAAGGTGCATTAAATGGTCCATCTATAATGCCAGGTGGTCAATTAGATGCTTATCAAAACGTTGAATCGATTTTAAAAGATATTGCTGCTGTTAAGAATGGAGAGCCATGTGTGACTTATATTGGGGATAATGGTGCAGGGCATTACGTGAAAATGATTCATAACGGTATTGAATATGCGGATATGCAGTTGATTGCAGAAGCATATAGTATTATGAAAACTGTATTAAACATGAGTCACGAAGAAATGAGTTCAATTTTTGAACAATGGAATCAAACTGAACTTAATAGTTATCTTATTGAGATTACTAGTCACATTCTTATATACAAAGAGAATGGTGAATATTTAGTTGAAAAGATAATGGATAAGGCTGGACAAAAAGGAACAGGGAAATGGACTGCTATTGATTCGCTTGAATTAGGCATTCCATCTACAGTAATTTCAGAGAGTGTATACGCACGTTGTATTTCGAGTTTAAAAGATGAAAGAATTAAAGCAAACAAACTATATAATTTTAAGCAGAACAATAATATTCAAATTGATAAAGAGCAAGTATTAGACCAACTGAGAAATGCGCTTTATATTTCTAAAATTTGTACTTATGCGCAAGGGTTTAGACAAATGAAAGCAGCAGAAGTTGAATATGGATGGTCATTACCTCTAGGTGATATTGCCAAGATTTGGAGAGAAGGCTGTATTATTCGTGCAGAATTTTTAGATGAGATCACGAATGCTTTCGAAAGAAATAATCAGTTAGATAATTTATTATTCGATGATTATTTTAAATCTCGAATCATTAATCATGAAAGTGATTTAAGGGAGATTGTAAAATTATCAATAGATACTAAAATGCCAATCCCTGGATTTTCATCATCATTGACTTATTTAGATCAAGCAAGATCTGAACAACTGAGCGCAAATATGATTCAAGCTCAGAGAGATTATTTTGGAGCACATACTTATGAAAGAATAGATCAAGAAGGTAAATTCCATACGGAGTGGAAAAAATAA